In Fusobacterium sp., a single genomic region encodes these proteins:
- a CDS encoding tetratricopeptide repeat protein, producing MKKILLVFLLLGLFGGWIEKPNEKEKAEVSSVNLKEAEIYYNKGNSKFDLSDFEGAIFNYNKAINLDPKYADIYYNRGLAKYNLKQYKEAILDYDKAIELVPKDSVAYYNRGNSKDELKDYEGAISDYTKAINLDSKYADAYYNRGITKNKLNDYEGAILDYSKVIELNPNDVDAYSNRGSVRNDLKQYKEAILDYDKVIELNPDDADAYYNRGLTKDALKQYKEAILDYNEAIKLEPNNAEAYNNRGSARNDLKQYKEAILDYNKAIELNSNKSLVYYNRGLSKYVLEYYIEAILDFDKAIKLDPDGADAYYNRGLARYKLKNYIGADSDFKKANELNPELKNPYKN from the coding sequence ATGAAAAAAATATTATTAGTATTTTTATTATTAGGATTATTTGGTGGCTGGATAGAAAAACCTAATGAAAAAGAAAAAGCTGAAGTATCCTCAGTTAATTTAAAAGAAGCTGAAATATATTATAACAAAGGAAACTCTAAGTTTGATTTAAGTGATTTTGAAGGAGCTATATTCAATTACAATAAAGCTATCAACTTAGATCCTAAGTATGCAGATATTTACTACAATAGAGGGCTTGCTAAATATAACTTAAAACAATATAAGGAAGCTATTTTAGATTATGATAAAGCTATTGAATTAGTACCTAAAGATTCAGTAGCATATTACAATAGGGGAAACTCTAAAGATGAATTAAAAGATTATGAAGGAGCAATTTCAGATTACACCAAAGCTATTAATTTAGATTCTAAATATGCAGATGCATACTACAATAGAGGTATTACTAAGAATAAATTAAACGATTATGAGGGAGCAATTTTAGATTACAGCAAGGTTATAGAATTAAACCCTAATGATGTAGATGCTTATTCTAATAGGGGAAGTGTCAGAAATGATTTAAAACAATATAAAGAAGCTATTTTAGACTATGATAAAGTTATTGAATTAAATCCTGATGATGCAGATGCATACTACAATAGAGGACTTACTAAAGATGCCTTAAAACAATATAAAGAAGCTATCTTAGATTATAACGAAGCTATTAAATTAGAGCCTAATAATGCAGAGGCATATAATAACAGAGGGAGTGCTAGAAATGATTTGAAACAGTATAAAGAAGCTATCTTAGATTATAATAAAGCTATTGAATTAAATTCTAATAAATCATTAGTATATTATAATAGAGGGCTTAGTAAATATGTCTTAGAATATTATATAGAAGCTATTTTAGATTTTGATAAAGCAATAAAGTTAGATCCTGACGGTGCAGATGCATATTATAATAGAGGACTTGCTAGATATAAGTTAAAAAATTATATAGGAGCTGATTCAGACTTTAAA